The Acidianus manzaensis genome has a window encoding:
- a CDS encoding MmoB/DmpM family protein — translation MALELTLESILEKYEIKDMNNLPKDIVGPVLTKDEFAYAVIEAIVKDNPKTFKGIIDRGSYLRVLGDRELILRKPTLEEILGEEVRFPGEIEVRMSSFAGRIEVRGDHIRWYLES, via the coding sequence ATGGCACTGGAATTAACTCTTGAATCTATTTTAGAAAAATATGAGATAAAAGATATGAATAATCTACCTAAAGATATAGTAGGTCCCGTATTGACAAAGGACGAATTTGCATATGCAGTTATAGAGGCTATAGTTAAAGATAATCCTAAAACGTTTAAGGGAATAATTGATAGAGGATCTTATTTAAGAGTACTAGGAGATAGAGAATTAATCCTTAGAAAGCCAACTTTAGAGGAAATATTAGGCGAAGAAGTTAGATTCCCTGGAGAAATTGAAGTCAGAATGAGTTCATTTGCTGGAAGAATTGAAGTCAGAGGAGATCATATAAGGTGGTATTTAGAGTCTTGA
- a CDS encoding Rieske 2Fe-2S domain-containing protein, translated as MNYPGEFAKLCSLDDIYEGESKLFEVKKYEILLLNIKGNIRAYYARCAHALGLLDENSFDGEGKIICPVHLWEYNALTGESENPKESTLFPLEVKIEGNDIFVKVPSIPVLEFKTKWFGMYRRGVLNGTGINS; from the coding sequence ATGAACTATCCCGGGGAATTTGCGAAACTATGTTCATTAGATGACATTTATGAAGGAGAGTCAAAATTATTTGAAGTTAAGAAATATGAAATCTTATTGCTTAATATTAAAGGTAATATAAGGGCTTATTATGCTAGGTGTGCTCATGCCTTAGGCCTATTAGATGAAAATTCGTTTGATGGAGAAGGAAAAATTATTTGCCCAGTACACTTATGGGAATATAATGCCTTAACTGGGGAAAGTGAAAATCCTAAGGAAAGTACCCTTTTCCCTTTAGAAGTTAAAATTGAAGGTAATGATATTTTTGTTAAAGTTCCCTCAATTCCCGTTCTTGAATTCAAAACTAAATGGTTTGGTATGTATAGGAGAGGTGTTTTAAATGGCACTGGAATTAACTCTTGA
- a CDS encoding YHS domain-containing protein, translated as MATEGSLGTTKGEVKQALSNIAEGLGSQYKKTIEYASKLREKGPAYKEVGEYLVHKGFWLSIRLIGALTGVSMDYLTPLDARIMSYKEFMTEWVGAQFMRMLSDYGTNPPWYWKWFNLELDHWHHDFIIGLYTWRRTLNISFRGPTPDERKWLNEKYPHWEKFFGRVWDLYVYKIINGQIPLPLTAVHLCSVCQVPIQAPTNGKYLRIYLKEYKGKIYTLDSPACLWIFEQEPDRYAGRRTYTQRVLEGMIQLTEEAYKDPKRMLDEVIWNMGLTEDGEAGLDPTDGAYGLLYKEKDPDLMNRIRKYQE; from the coding sequence ATGGCTACAGAAGGGAGTTTAGGCACAACAAAAGGTGAAGTAAAGCAAGCGTTAAGTAATATTGCTGAGGGATTAGGATCGCAGTATAAGAAAACTATAGAATATGCGTCAAAGTTAAGAGAAAAAGGACCAGCTTATAAGGAGGTTGGAGAGTATCTGGTACATAAGGGGTTCTGGTTATCTATTAGGTTAATAGGAGCATTAACTGGAGTATCAATGGATTACTTAACCCCATTAGATGCTAGAATAATGTCATATAAAGAATTTATGACAGAGTGGGTAGGAGCACAATTCATGAGGATGCTATCAGATTATGGAACTAATCCACCATGGTATTGGAAATGGTTCAATTTAGAGTTAGATCACTGGCATCACGATTTTATAATTGGGCTCTACACTTGGAGAAGAACCCTAAATATATCATTTAGAGGACCAACACCGGATGAGAGAAAATGGTTAAATGAAAAATATCCTCATTGGGAAAAATTCTTCGGCAGAGTTTGGGATCTATACGTTTATAAAATTATTAATGGGCAAATACCCCTTCCATTAACTGCTGTCCATTTATGTTCAGTGTGTCAAGTTCCTATACAAGCACCAACTAATGGCAAATATTTAAGAATCTACCTTAAAGAATATAAAGGTAAAATCTATACTTTAGATAGTCCTGCTTGCCTATGGATATTTGAGCAAGAACCAGATAGATATGCTGGAAGAAGAACTTATACACAAAGAGTGCTTGAGGGAATGATTCAGTTAACTGAAGAGGCCTATAAAGATCCAAAAAGAATGCTTGATGAGGTCATTTGGAATATGGGATTAACAGAAGATGGAGAGGCTGGTTTAGACCCTACCGATGGTGCTTATGGATTATTATATAAAGAGAAAGATCCTGATTTAATGAATAGGATTAGAAAATATCAGGAGTGA
- a CDS encoding CoA-acylating methylmalonate-semialdehyde dehydrogenase, translated as MLLEEIKRDYGNLKIYINGEIKESKTDTWGKAFNPTKDEVIANVPFSTRDEVREAIQSANEAFEKWKEIPITQRIQYLFAIKNKLEEYSETIARMITQNHGKTIIEARGDMRRSIENVEAAISVAYTLYKGEHLDLVSSEVDETVVREPLGVFGIITPFNFPVMVPFWFLPYAIVLGNTVVIKPSEITPVPIEMIIRIFEEVKLPKGVVNVVHGAKDVVDEMFSNKLIQGVTFVGSTKVGKYIYENSAKYGKKAIVQAGAKNFVVVMPDADFNKTIPSIVSAFFGNAGQRCLAAANLVVVGDVYDEVKRKFIEASKQLKLGYGLDDTVDMGPVVTNDAKKRILGYIDKGIKEGAKLVLDGRNVRIQEYPNGYFIGPTIFNEVTPEMIIAKEEIFGPVASIIHAKSLDEAIDMINKSNYGNAASIFTSSGYYARKFRMEVNAGNIGINVGVAAPMAFFPFGGRKESFFGVLHGQIDSVEFFTDKKVVITRW; from the coding sequence ATGTTACTCGAAGAAATAAAAAGGGATTATGGAAATCTCAAAATATATATTAATGGAGAGATAAAAGAAAGTAAAACTGATACCTGGGGCAAGGCTTTTAACCCTACAAAAGATGAGGTAATTGCTAATGTCCCATTTTCTACTAGAGATGAAGTTAGAGAAGCTATTCAATCTGCCAATGAAGCCTTCGAGAAGTGGAAAGAGATTCCAATAACACAAAGAATTCAGTATTTATTTGCAATAAAGAATAAATTGGAAGAATATAGTGAAACGATAGCAAGGATGATTACACAAAATCATGGCAAGACTATCATAGAGGCTAGAGGTGATATGAGAAGATCAATTGAAAATGTTGAAGCTGCAATATCCGTCGCCTATACGTTATATAAGGGTGAACATTTAGATCTAGTCTCCTCTGAAGTTGACGAGACAGTAGTCAGAGAGCCATTAGGAGTTTTCGGAATTATTACCCCATTTAATTTTCCAGTAATGGTTCCATTTTGGTTTTTGCCATATGCAATAGTGCTTGGAAATACTGTTGTCATCAAACCTTCAGAAATAACCCCAGTTCCCATAGAAATGATAATAAGAATCTTTGAGGAAGTTAAACTACCAAAAGGTGTAGTAAATGTTGTTCATGGAGCTAAAGATGTTGTTGATGAAATGTTTTCAAATAAATTAATTCAAGGTGTTACATTTGTTGGTTCTACTAAGGTTGGTAAATATATTTATGAGAACTCTGCTAAATATGGTAAAAAGGCGATAGTGCAAGCTGGGGCTAAAAACTTTGTAGTTGTTATGCCAGATGCAGATTTTAACAAAACAATTCCATCAATAGTCTCAGCGTTCTTCGGTAATGCTGGTCAAAGATGTTTAGCTGCTGCAAACTTAGTAGTAGTTGGCGATGTATATGATGAGGTGAAAAGAAAATTTATAGAGGCTTCAAAACAATTAAAGTTAGGTTATGGTCTTGATGACACTGTAGATATGGGACCAGTGGTAACTAATGATGCTAAAAAGAGAATCTTAGGTTATATTGATAAAGGTATTAAAGAGGGAGCAAAGTTAGTACTAGATGGAAGAAACGTTAGAATACAAGAATATCCCAATGGTTATTTCATAGGCCCTACAATATTTAATGAGGTAACACCAGAAATGATAATAGCTAAAGAAGAAATTTTCGGACCAGTAGCATCTATAATTCATGCTAAAAGTTTAGATGAAGCTATAGATATGATAAATAAAAGTAATTACGGTAATGCTGCATCAATATTTACTTCTAGTGGTTATTATGCTAGGAAGTTTAGAATGGAAGTTAATGCTGGAAATATTGGTATAAATGTAGGAGTTGCTGCACCTATGGCATTCTTCCCGTTTGGAGGTAGAAAAGAGTCATTTTTCGGTGTTCTTCATGGACAAATTGATAGCGTGGAATTCTTTACTGATAAGAAAGTTGTGATTACTAGGTGGTGA
- a CDS encoding GlcG/HbpS family heme-binding protein, giving the protein MNKTYEKLSITEGLALELINEAVKKARRIGKAFIIAIVDESGVLKAFLRMDNAPLISVQVAINKAYTAAGFGIPTHQWYEMLKSDPALQLGAPCEIDKLIIFGGGFPIVVNGKVIGGIGVSGGTAEEDMQVAQAALEILNNK; this is encoded by the coding sequence ATGAATAAGACATACGAAAAACTAAGTATAACTGAGGGATTAGCACTAGAATTGATTAATGAAGCAGTTAAAAAGGCGAGAAGGATTGGGAAAGCTTTTATTATAGCAATAGTCGATGAGAGTGGTGTATTAAAAGCATTTTTAAGAATGGATAATGCTCCGTTAATTAGTGTACAAGTAGCTATAAATAAAGCGTATACTGCTGCTGGATTTGGAATTCCTACACATCAATGGTATGAGATGCTAAAGTCTGATCCGGCATTGCAATTAGGTGCACCATGCGAAATAGATAAGCTAATAATATTTGGTGGAGGTTTTCCTATTGTAGTAAATGGAAAAGTTATAGGAGGAATTGGAGTTAGTGGAGGAACTGCTGAAGAAGATATGCAAGTTGCTCAAGCTGCATTAGAGATATTAAACAATAAGTGA
- a CDS encoding helix-turn-helix domain-containing protein, with amino-acid sequence MKEVILAINHESCWTSLVGDYVVKTMYLTINPEKNFIRSIILLDKKYKNLISEIKKTKSFVGYNHLSISEEGKILFDFRKRYKNSVLNTLQSNEGIVVKGLKYKGREIWQILIYESYLNQFINELKSKGEIEILGSKDYEIKEDELSPQEVQILGSAYKQGYFDFPRKIKSDEISKKLDMSKSTFSYHIRSIESKIITKYLDDLKFLNTLNYIDKNTKKKEEK; translated from the coding sequence TTGAAAGAGGTCATTCTTGCAATTAATCATGAGAGTTGTTGGACAAGTTTAGTAGGAGACTACGTTGTAAAAACTATGTATCTGACGATCAATCCAGAAAAGAACTTTATTAGATCAATTATTCTTCTAGATAAAAAGTACAAAAATTTAATTTCTGAAATTAAAAAGACTAAAAGCTTTGTTGGTTATAATCATCTATCTATTTCGGAAGAAGGTAAGATATTATTTGATTTTAGAAAGAGGTATAAAAATAGTGTATTAAACACTCTTCAATCTAATGAAGGAATAGTAGTGAAAGGGCTAAAATATAAGGGAAGAGAAATTTGGCAAATACTTATTTATGAAAGTTACTTAAATCAATTTATTAACGAATTAAAATCTAAAGGAGAAATAGAGATCTTAGGAAGTAAGGATTATGAAATCAAAGAGGATGAACTTTCACCGCAAGAGGTACAGATTCTAGGTTCAGCATATAAGCAAGGTTATTTTGATTTTCCTAGAAAGATAAAATCAGATGAAATATCCAAAAAGCTTGACATGAGCAAATCAACATTTAGTTACCATATTAGATCAATAGAAAGTAAAATTATTACTAAATATTTGGATGATTTGAAATTCTTAAACACTTTAAATTATATAGATAAAAATACTAAGAAAAAAGAAGAAAAATAA
- a CDS encoding VOC family protein: MVNKILSQLVNVEVVTPKIDDTLWFFKDILGLNEIGRKGRSVYLRGWEDWYTYSLKVTESDTAGVREITWRAYSEQDLMEAVKIINSYGLGLGWDDGEPDMGVGKGYKFVLPSGQIGKIVWDLKLWRASGNLRSGYKARPMKKLPQGMQAKDLSHIFIFAYNDSALAKSIELLKKLTFKVNEILKEGDHTIAYWMAVNGTAHDLAISLDPSGVPGRLNHVTFNVDYADDLLRAADAYSDYGLEIVGGPLRHGITDSHSLYVKEPGGNIIELLHGGYINTVPDWEPVVWDTKEDENRWLYYWGHVTEAFWNGSPIPPNKVLDEIKEIARQKLGAKI; this comes from the coding sequence ATGGTAAATAAGATCCTTTCTCAATTAGTAAATGTGGAAGTAGTGACACCAAAAATTGATGATACTCTATGGTTTTTCAAGGATATATTAGGACTTAATGAGATAGGGAGAAAAGGAAGATCAGTTTACTTAAGAGGGTGGGAGGATTGGTATACTTATAGTCTAAAGGTGACTGAGTCAGATACTGCTGGAGTTAGAGAGATTACATGGAGAGCATATAGTGAGCAGGATTTAATGGAGGCAGTAAAAATTATTAATAGTTATGGTTTAGGTCTAGGTTGGGATGATGGAGAACCAGATATGGGTGTAGGAAAAGGATACAAATTTGTATTGCCTAGTGGTCAGATAGGGAAAATAGTATGGGATCTTAAACTATGGAGAGCTAGTGGTAATTTAAGGTCAGGTTATAAAGCAAGGCCAATGAAGAAATTACCTCAAGGTATGCAAGCAAAAGATTTGTCCCACATATTTATTTTTGCATATAATGATTCAGCATTAGCAAAATCAATTGAATTACTTAAGAAACTTACTTTTAAAGTTAATGAAATTCTTAAAGAGGGGGACCATACTATAGCTTATTGGATGGCTGTAAATGGTACAGCACATGATTTAGCAATTAGCTTAGATCCATCTGGGGTACCAGGTAGATTAAACCATGTAACATTTAATGTAGATTATGCTGATGATTTATTAAGAGCTGCTGATGCATATAGTGATTATGGTCTTGAAATTGTAGGAGGTCCATTAAGACATGGCATAACAGATAGTCATTCGCTATATGTTAAAGAGCCTGGTGGAAATATAATTGAACTTCTACATGGAGGTTATATTAATACTGTTCCAGATTGGGAACCAGTTGTTTGGGATACAAAAGAGGATGAGAACAGATGGTTATACTACTGGGGTCATGTAACTGAAGCTTTTTGGAATGGAAGTCCAATTCCACCAAATAAGGTTTTAGATGAGATCAAGGAGATAGCTAGGCAAAAATTAGGAGCTAAGATTTAA
- a CDS encoding acetoacetate decarboxylase family protein, whose protein sequence is MEKTAFKTFTLPISKSGKSQIVPPPPWIYAIEMIGVDILFNKDNLSELVPSPLEAEGEGFIYIAKIFTIAGNRYELLYEDPEETKYMESAVFLKVKYKGNIYTYSPFMWVDKDMPLIRGWLLGYPKKLAIISMSEFHKLLEGYEGPKAGITVGGYALRNGKEIVRMKINLKEKVDKSPIPYGPIVQFRRFPSVQDGQDVYELGQIISSDFKLGEVWKGDAEISLGSSINDELNLLKAESIISGYYLNWAFKQHGFKVLERF, encoded by the coding sequence ATGGAGAAAACAGCATTTAAGACTTTCACATTACCTATATCTAAAAGTGGTAAATCACAAATAGTTCCACCACCACCTTGGATATACGCTATTGAAATGATTGGGGTTGATATACTATTTAATAAAGATAACTTAAGTGAATTAGTTCCTTCTCCATTAGAAGCCGAAGGGGAAGGGTTTATATACATAGCAAAAATATTTACCATAGCTGGCAATAGATATGAGTTACTTTACGAAGATCCAGAAGAAACAAAATATATGGAAAGTGCAGTATTTTTAAAGGTGAAATATAAGGGAAATATCTATACATATTCTCCATTTATGTGGGTTGATAAGGATATGCCCTTAATAAGGGGATGGCTCTTAGGATATCCAAAAAAACTTGCCATTATTTCAATGAGCGAATTTCATAAACTATTAGAAGGCTATGAAGGACCAAAGGCCGGGATTACAGTAGGTGGATATGCTTTAAGAAATGGAAAAGAAATTGTAAGAATGAAAATTAATCTTAAGGAAAAAGTGGATAAGTCACCCATTCCTTATGGACCTATTGTTCAATTTAGAAGATTTCCTTCAGTACAAGATGGACAAGACGTTTATGAATTAGGACAGATAATTTCATCTGATTTTAAGCTAGGTGAGGTTTGGAAAGGTGATGCCGAAATATCTTTAGGTTCCTCTATTAACGATGAACTCAATCTTCTAAAAGCTGAGAGTATAATATCTGGTTACTATCTTAATTGGGCTTTTAAACAACATGGTTTTAAAGTACTTGAGAGATTTTGA
- a CDS encoding acetoacetate decarboxylase family protein, with the protein MQSDFTLPPTKSGRSQIVFPPPWHYGVTYISAHVKFEKESANQLLPNFLTTDGEGWIYIAEFISTSDYNWDYMYQDPDLVQYMEGAIGLKVNFEDKNYLYFPFMWVDKDWALIRGWIDGYPKKIAKITMTKLHPLLPKYNKPQQGTKLGGYVTRGGGIMLRLQIQLKEKTESLPIKNFGPFLNIRRYPTRGDEEEDLYEITSRIRETSNYGEIWKGEANIELGGYVNDEVNILKLEETYAGYYYTLYFKVTNTNLVKKLTLKEIISK; encoded by the coding sequence ATGCAATCTGATTTCACATTACCACCGACTAAAAGTGGAAGGTCACAAATAGTTTTCCCACCACCATGGCATTACGGAGTAACTTACATTTCAGCACACGTCAAATTTGAAAAAGAATCAGCAAACCAACTATTACCAAACTTCCTAACAACAGATGGAGAAGGATGGATATACATTGCCGAATTCATCTCAACATCAGACTACAACTGGGATTACATGTACCAAGACCCAGACCTAGTCCAATACATGGAAGGAGCAATAGGGCTCAAAGTAAATTTCGAAGATAAAAACTACTTATACTTCCCATTCATGTGGGTAGACAAAGACTGGGCACTAATAAGAGGATGGATCGACGGATACCCCAAAAAGATAGCAAAAATCACAATGACCAAACTACACCCACTACTACCAAAATACAACAAACCACAACAAGGAACAAAACTAGGCGGATACGTAACCAGAGGAGGAGGAATAATGCTCAGACTACAAATACAATTAAAAGAAAAAACAGAATCACTACCAATAAAAAACTTCGGCCCATTCCTGAACATAAGAAGATACCCAACAAGAGGAGATGAAGAAGAAGACCTATACGAAATAACAAGCAGAATAAGAGAAACAAGCAACTACGGAGAAATATGGAAAGGAGAAGCAAACATAGAACTAGGAGGTTACGTCAACGACGAAGTAAACATACTAAAACTAGAAGAAACATACGCAGGATACTACTACACACTCTACTTCAAAGTAACAAACACAAACCTAGTAAAAAAACTTACACTAAAAGAAATAATAAGCAAATAG
- a CDS encoding GNAT family N-acetyltransferase, translating to MEEERRLISSWLNQMKLEKRIVIVAEINKKAIGIADLAIGSYRSSHTANLAISIRREYRNIGVGKKLIELGKQKGVKVIYLEVMKNNKHAIHLYEKIGFRNTGIFPKKYKYKDEYVDGLLYTFVLE from the coding sequence TTGGAGGAGGAGAGAAGGTTAATCTCCTCTTGGCTTAACCAAATGAAATTGGAAAAAAGAATAGTAATTGTAGCTGAAATAAACAAGAAAGCTATTGGTATTGCTGACTTAGCTATAGGTTCCTATAGGTCATCTCACACAGCTAATTTAGCAATAAGTATCAGAAGGGAATATAGAAATATTGGGGTAGGGAAAAAACTTATTGAACTGGGAAAGCAAAAAGGAGTAAAAGTCATATATTTAGAAGTGATGAAGAACAATAAGCATGCTATACATCTATACGAGAAAATAGGGTTTAGGAATACAGGTATTTTTCCTAAGAAATATAAATACAAAGATGAATATGTTGACGGTCTCCTTTACACTTTCGTACTAGAATAA
- a CDS encoding AbrB/MazE/SpoVT family DNA-binding domain-containing protein, protein MTIRIEVGKEGYIIIPKKIRDLLSINEGDILILRVENNKIILEREKKIDIEDIKNKFIQHEKRLSYIRKPKLGELAEVKIEDEFKN, encoded by the coding sequence TTGACTATAAGGATTGAAGTTGGAAAGGAAGGCTATATTATAATCCCTAAAAAAATTAGAGATTTACTAAGTATAAATGAAGGTGATATTCTTATTTTAAGAGTTGAAAATAACAAGATAATATTGGAAAGAGAAAAGAAAATTGATATAGAAGATATTAAGAATAAATTTATACAACACGAAAAAAGATTATCTTATATAAGGAAGCCAAAGTTAGGAGAACTAGCAGAGGTAAAGATAGAAGACGAATTCAAGAATTAA
- a CDS encoding class I SAM-dependent methyltransferase, producing MDKLYFGTYHHSTFEESEKMREKAKEMFEKAFKRIIDDRNKDLQIIDIGCGLGFLTILSASYFPKATITAVDLFTHSSLKENSKDILKNNLRIAQIYDRVKIVEADITDKLPSGKFDLAISNLVLHNLGKKRFIAYRNIHDVLKSGSYFINADGFIKKSVFEDPFQNDMKKISDIFDVDFVIKPENENLFFKYMLIALKSK from the coding sequence ATGGACAAATTATATTTTGGGACGTATCATCATTCTACTTTTGAAGAATCTGAAAAAATGAGGGAAAAAGCTAAGGAGATGTTTGAGAAGGCATTTAAGAGGATTATAGATGATAGAAATAAGGATTTACAAATTATAGATATAGGTTGCGGTTTAGGTTTCCTTACTATTCTTTCTGCTTCCTATTTTCCTAAAGCCACAATAACCGCTGTAGATTTATTTACTCACTCATCTCTTAAAGAGAACTCTAAAGATATATTGAAAAATAATCTTAGAATAGCTCAAATATACGATAGAGTAAAAATCGTTGAGGCAGATATAACTGATAAACTTCCTTCAGGGAAATTTGACCTTGCAATATCTAATTTAGTTCTCCATAATCTAGGAAAAAAGAGATTTATTGCGTATAGAAATATTCATGATGTGCTTAAATCTGGATCGTATTTCATAAATGCTGATGGATTTATAAAGAAAAGCGTATTTGAGGATCCTTTCCAAAATGATATGAAAAAGATTTCAGACATATTTGATGTTGATTTTGTAATAAAACCAGAAAATGAAAATTTATTCTTCAAATATATGTTAATTGCATTGAAATCTAAATAA
- a CDS encoding hotdog fold thioesterase — protein MELSNYAKSLGVNLEEVREHYARVSCKVTKEHLNLHNTAHGSLIFSLADIAFEIISNYNRDSVALQMSIYFRKPAKEGDKIIAEAFEESEGKTTSLYKILVKNEEGKEIASVNALVYHLDQNK, from the coding sequence ATGGAACTAAGTAATTACGCTAAATCTCTTGGAGTTAATTTAGAAGAAGTCAGAGAACATTACGCTAGGGTATCTTGTAAAGTAACAAAAGAACATTTAAATCTTCACAATACAGCACATGGTTCCTTAATATTTTCATTAGCTGATATAGCGTTTGAAATTATTAGTAATTATAATAGAGACTCAGTAGCTTTGCAGATGAGCATTTATTTTAGAAAACCAGCTAAAGAAGGAGACAAAATAATTGCTGAAGCTTTTGAGGAGAGCGAAGGCAAAACCACATCATTATATAAGATTTTAGTGAAAAATGAAGAAGGAAAAGAAATAGCATCTGTCAATGCTTTGGTGTATCACTTGGATCAAAATAAATAA
- a CDS encoding winged helix-turn-helix domain-containing protein, translated as MDKRVSSLPCSAKLVYKVLEMKKKLTFNELKEETYLPERTLREALKILKEKGLIETEVCLKDTRSRYYILSETECYEIDNKNKYL; from the coding sequence ATGGACAAAAGAGTTTCTTCATTACCTTGTTCTGCTAAATTAGTTTATAAAGTGTTAGAAATGAAGAAGAAATTAACTTTTAATGAATTAAAAGAAGAAACGTATTTGCCAGAAAGAACTTTAAGGGAGGCATTAAAAATTCTTAAGGAGAAAGGACTAATCGAAACTGAAGTTTGTTTGAAAGATACAAGAAGCAGGTATTATATATTAAGTGAAACTGAATGTTACGAAATAGATAATAAAAATAAATATTTATGA
- a CDS encoding electron transfer flavoprotein subunit alpha/FixB family protein yields MKVVLFSESPPHYRMISAIAQSLNADEIIGVSAQPFKFTHRLLQYDKPNDDGLVDLITSLNPDLVITGSVRRDRAVASRVAGRMKTAYIPDGVMVKLNGSNIIVNRGAYSGIALAQVESNLPAVITIAGTSLQPKEMDTKIEKVQLNQGRIKTISVKPTSSGANLASAEIVVGVGRGIGSKENVKYAEELASSLGGVVGGSRPVAADLNWVSEDRQIGLSGLRIRPKLYIALGISGQPQHIAGIRDSKIIVAVNKDKDAPILDNADYLVVADAVEFCKVFKEKIEQLKKKS; encoded by the coding sequence ATGAAAGTAGTCCTATTTTCAGAAAGTCCCCCACACTATAGAATGATTTCAGCAATAGCTCAAAGCCTAAACGCTGACGAAATAATAGGTGTATCAGCTCAACCATTCAAATTTACTCATAGACTTCTTCAATATGACAAACCAAATGATGACGGCTTAGTAGACCTTATTACTAGTTTAAATCCAGACCTAGTTATAACGGGAAGCGTTAGAAGAGACAGAGCAGTAGCTTCTAGAGTAGCTGGAAGAATGAAAACTGCATATATTCCAGATGGCGTTATGGTAAAATTAAATGGAAGTAACATAATTGTAAACAGAGGAGCTTACAGTGGAATAGCATTAGCTCAAGTAGAATCTAATTTGCCAGCAGTAATAACGATAGCAGGAACGTCTCTTCAGCCAAAGGAAATGGACACTAAAATAGAGAAAGTTCAGTTAAATCAAGGTAGAATAAAAACTATAAGCGTTAAACCTACATCTTCTGGAGCAAATCTAGCATCAGCAGAAATTGTAGTAGGAGTAGGTAGAGGAATAGGTTCGAAAGAGAACGTAAAATATGCTGAAGAATTAGCTTCATCTTTAGGTGGAGTAGTTGGAGGTAGTAGACCGGTAGCTGCTGATTTGAACTGGGTTTCAGAGGATAGGCAAATAGGATTATCAGGACTTAGAATAAGGCCTAAACTTTACATAGCTTTAGGAATTTCAGGTCAACCTCAGCATATAGCCGGTATAAGAGATTCAAAAATTATAGTTGCGGTAAATAAAGATAAGGATGCTCCAATATTAGATAATGCAGATTATCTAGTAGTTGCTGACGCTGTAGAATTTTGTAAGGTTTTCAAAGAAAAGATAGAGCAATTAAAGAAAAAATCATAA